One window from the genome of Haladaptatus paucihalophilus DX253 encodes:
- a CDS encoding S66 family peptidase, whose amino-acid sequence MHEFVLPPALEPGDSVAVIAPGTSHASLFPHVYELGLDRLESEFGLTPVEFPTATKSPEWLYDHPAARAEDVMDAFADPDIAGVIAVIGGADQVRILPHLDTDVLRENPTRFYGTSDNTNLQTVLWNEGVVSFYGGTLFTEFAMEGSMHDYTVEYLKRAMFEESFGELRLADRFTDENLDWADPNNLEKHREMEPNPGWQWRGGTERVTGRTWGGCLSVVDQQLSVDRYLPAPSELDGAVLLLETSEELPSEHDVRWMLMGMGERGLLSRFSAVLVGRAKARSHEVARPPDERAVYRERQRDAIADLVAEYNPDAPVVFDLDFGHTAPVAPVPVGGEVTVDPESERIQFEY is encoded by the coding sequence ATGCACGAGTTCGTCCTCCCGCCAGCCCTCGAACCGGGCGATTCCGTCGCGGTCATCGCACCCGGAACGAGCCACGCGTCCCTGTTCCCCCACGTCTATGAGTTGGGACTCGACCGTCTCGAATCGGAGTTCGGACTGACCCCCGTCGAGTTCCCCACCGCGACGAAATCCCCGGAGTGGCTGTACGACCACCCTGCAGCGCGGGCGGAGGACGTAATGGACGCCTTTGCCGACCCCGACATCGCGGGCGTCATCGCGGTCATCGGCGGCGCGGACCAAGTTCGCATCCTGCCGCACCTCGACACCGACGTGCTCCGCGAGAATCCGACGCGGTTCTACGGTACGAGCGACAACACGAACCTTCAGACGGTCCTCTGGAACGAGGGCGTCGTCTCGTTCTACGGCGGCACGCTCTTCACCGAGTTCGCCATGGAAGGGTCGATGCACGACTACACCGTCGAGTACCTGAAGCGGGCCATGTTCGAGGAATCGTTCGGCGAACTCCGTCTGGCAGATCGATTCACCGACGAGAACTTGGATTGGGCCGACCCGAACAACCTCGAAAAGCACCGCGAGATGGAGCCGAATCCGGGGTGGCAGTGGCGCGGCGGGACCGAACGCGTCACGGGTCGAACGTGGGGCGGCTGTCTGTCCGTCGTGGACCAACAGTTGTCCGTGGACCGCTACCTGCCCGCCCCGTCGGAACTGGACGGCGCGGTCTTGCTCCTCGAAACCTCCGAGGAACTGCCGAGCGAACACGACGTTCGCTGGATGCTCATGGGGATGGGCGAGCGCGGACTCCTCTCACGGTTTTCCGCGGTTCTGGTCGGACGGGCGAAGGCGCGGTCACACGAGGTGGCGCGACCGCCGGACGAACGGGCGGTGTACCGCGAACGCCAACGCGACGCCATCGCCGACCTCGTTGCCGAGTACAACCCGGACGCCCCGGTCGTCTTCGACCTCGATTTCGGCCACACGGCCCCCGTCGCGCCGGTTCCGGTCGGCGGCGAGGTGACGGTGGACCCCGAGAGCGAACGAATCCAGTTCGAATACTGA
- a CDS encoding CopG family ribbon-helix-helix protein, protein MTVVSVSMPDELLSRIDQFADEHGYTGRSEVVREASRNLLGEFEDRRLEDRELMAIVTVLFDYETTNVEERMMHLRHEHEGLVASNFHNHIGNHHCMELFVLEGTLEEISAFVGRIRATKDTLTVDYSVTPVDGFSPLADAE, encoded by the coding sequence ATGACCGTCGTCAGTGTCTCCATGCCGGACGAGTTGCTCTCCAGAATCGACCAGTTCGCCGACGAACACGGCTACACCGGCCGGAGCGAAGTCGTCCGCGAGGCCAGCAGAAACCTCCTCGGCGAGTTCGAGGACCGCCGCCTCGAAGACCGCGAACTGATGGCCATCGTCACCGTGCTCTTCGATTACGAGACGACCAACGTCGAGGAGCGGATGATGCACCTCCGTCACGAACACGAGGGACTCGTCGCTTCGAACTTCCACAACCACATCGGCAATCACCACTGCATGGAACTGTTCGTCCTCGAAGGAACGTTGGAGGAAATCTCCGCCTTCGTCGGCCGGATTCGAGCCACGAAGGACACGCTCACCGTCGATTACTCCGTGACGCCCGTGGACGGGTTCAGTCCG